In a single window of the Streptomyces sp. 846.5 genome:
- a CDS encoding universal stress protein, with translation MSITCVVAAVDGSPESLHAVDWAADEAARRDVPLLLVHACLWERYELPEMDEGDATSIRAVADDLVAAALQRATARHPDLDVRAEIVPEETVPGLLGLRHLTPLLVVGTRGHGGFAGLLLGSVSLRVAGRATYPVVVVRGTVREPAHRNGRIVLGVGPEGRPDHAAAFAMEEARLWDARLDLVQAWPHQAGSPDSLAGAQERLDAMSLPGAQTTDVKIQRHAVEGSPAGALLVAGADADLIVVGARRRQGHLGLELGAVNHAVLHHAPCPVAVLPAP, from the coding sequence ATGTCGATCACCTGTGTCGTCGCGGCAGTCGACGGCTCCCCCGAAAGCCTGCACGCCGTCGACTGGGCCGCGGACGAGGCGGCACGCCGCGACGTACCGCTCCTCCTGGTCCATGCCTGCCTGTGGGAGCGCTACGAGCTCCCGGAGATGGACGAGGGCGATGCCACGTCGATCCGGGCTGTCGCCGACGACCTGGTGGCGGCCGCACTGCAGCGGGCCACCGCCCGGCACCCGGACCTCGACGTACGGGCCGAGATCGTCCCCGAGGAAACCGTCCCCGGCCTGCTGGGGCTGCGCCACCTCACGCCGCTGCTGGTGGTCGGCACCCGCGGCCACGGCGGCTTCGCGGGGCTGCTGCTGGGGTCGGTGAGTCTGCGGGTGGCCGGACGGGCCACCTATCCAGTGGTCGTCGTACGCGGCACGGTGCGGGAGCCGGCCCACCGCAACGGCCGGATCGTGCTGGGCGTCGGGCCCGAGGGCCGGCCCGACCACGCGGCGGCCTTCGCCATGGAGGAGGCGCGACTGTGGGATGCCCGCCTGGACCTCGTCCAGGCCTGGCCGCACCAGGCCGGCAGCCCCGACTCACTGGCCGGCGCGCAGGAACGGCTGGACGCCATGAGCCTGCCGGGCGCGCAGACCACGGACGTCAAGATCCAGCGGCACGCCGTCGAGGGCAGCCCCGCCGGGGCCCTGCTGGTAGCCGGGGCGGACGCCGACCTCATCGTGGTCGGGGCCCGGCGGCGGCAGGGGCACCTGGGCCTGGAACTCGGCGCGGTCAACCATGCCGTCCTGCACCACGCCCCCTGTCCGGTGGCCGTGCTGCCAGCACCGTAG
- a CDS encoding phosphoketolase family protein — protein sequence MNQSITDAEVRTLDAHWRAANYLAVGQIYLLDNPLLREPLRSEHVKPRLLGHWGTSPGLNLVHTHLNRLIRARDLDAICIWGPGHGGPAVLANSWLEGSYTGAYPDITRDEEGMRKLFRQFSFPGGVPSHVAPETPGSIHEGGELGYSLAHAYGAAFDNPGLLVACVIGDGEAETGPLAGSWHANKFLDPVHDGAVLPILHLNGYKIANPTVLSRIPESELDQLLRGYGHEPIHVTGDDPATVHRAMAAAMDEAVDRITAAQRAAREQGATERPRWPMIVLRTPKGWTGPAVVDGLQVEGTWRAHQVPLDGIHTNPEHLRQLEEWLRSYRPEELFDEQGRPRAEVLSHVPEGERRLGANPHANGGLLLRELPLRELERFAVPVDKPGATMHEPTRILGDLLEQVMADTAARRDFRLVGPDETASNRLQAVYRATGKAWQGEVLPVDENLARDGRVVEVLSEHLCQGWLEGYLLTGRHGLFSCYEAFVHIIDSMVNQHIKWLRTTRQIPWRAPIASLNYLLTSHVWRQDHNGFSHQDPGFVDHVLNKSPEVVRVYLPPDANTLLSVGEHILRSRDYVNVVVAGKQPCFDWLSLDQARVHCARGAGIWEWAGTEDGSRDPDVVLACAGDVPTLEVMAAAQLLREHLPQLAVRVVNVVDLARLMPAKEHPHGMSDKEYDSLFTPDKPVIFAYHGYPWLIHRLAYRHTNHAHLHVRGYKESGTTTTPFDMVVRNDLDRYRLVMDVIDRVPGLAVRAAGVRQQMADVRARHHDWIRAHGTDLPEVADWTWNG from the coding sequence ATGAACCAGTCCATCACCGATGCCGAGGTCCGGACCCTGGACGCCCACTGGCGTGCGGCCAACTACCTGGCCGTGGGTCAGATCTACCTGCTGGACAACCCGCTGCTGCGCGAGCCGCTGCGGTCCGAGCACGTCAAGCCGCGGCTGCTGGGCCACTGGGGCACCTCGCCGGGCCTGAACCTGGTGCACACCCACCTGAACCGGCTGATCCGGGCCCGCGACCTGGACGCGATCTGCATCTGGGGGCCCGGCCACGGCGGCCCTGCGGTGCTGGCGAACTCCTGGCTGGAGGGCAGCTACACCGGCGCCTACCCGGACATCACCCGGGACGAGGAGGGCATGCGCAAGCTGTTCCGCCAGTTCTCCTTCCCCGGCGGCGTGCCCAGCCATGTGGCACCGGAGACCCCGGGGTCGATCCACGAGGGCGGCGAGCTGGGCTATTCGCTGGCCCACGCCTACGGCGCGGCCTTCGACAACCCGGGCCTGCTGGTGGCCTGCGTGATCGGCGACGGCGAGGCCGAGACCGGCCCGCTGGCCGGTTCCTGGCACGCCAACAAGTTCCTGGACCCGGTGCACGACGGCGCGGTGCTGCCGATCCTGCACCTGAACGGCTACAAGATCGCCAACCCGACCGTGCTGTCCCGCATCCCCGAGTCCGAGCTGGACCAGCTGCTGCGCGGCTACGGCCACGAGCCGATCCACGTCACCGGCGACGACCCGGCCACCGTGCACCGGGCCATGGCCGCCGCCATGGACGAGGCCGTGGACCGGATCACCGCCGCCCAGCGCGCGGCTCGCGAGCAGGGCGCGACCGAGCGCCCCCGCTGGCCGATGATCGTGCTGCGCACCCCCAAGGGCTGGACCGGCCCCGCCGTCGTCGACGGCCTCCAGGTCGAGGGCACCTGGCGGGCCCACCAGGTCCCGCTGGACGGGATCCACACCAACCCCGAGCACCTGCGGCAGCTGGAGGAGTGGCTGCGCTCGTACCGCCCGGAGGAGTTGTTCGACGAGCAGGGCCGGCCCCGCGCCGAGGTGCTGTCGCACGTCCCCGAGGGCGAGCGCCGGCTCGGCGCCAACCCGCACGCCAACGGCGGGCTGCTGCTGCGTGAGCTGCCGTTGCGCGAGCTGGAGCGCTTCGCCGTCCCGGTCGACAAGCCCGGCGCGACCATGCACGAGCCCACCCGGATCCTCGGCGACCTGCTGGAGCAGGTGATGGCCGACACCGCCGCCCGGCGCGACTTCCGGCTGGTGGGTCCGGACGAGACCGCCTCCAACCGGCTCCAGGCGGTCTACCGGGCCACCGGCAAGGCCTGGCAGGGCGAGGTGCTGCCGGTGGACGAGAACCTGGCCCGCGACGGCCGGGTGGTGGAGGTGCTGTCCGAGCACCTGTGCCAGGGCTGGCTGGAGGGCTACCTGCTGACCGGCCGTCACGGCCTGTTCTCCTGCTACGAGGCATTCGTGCACATCATTGACTCGATGGTGAACCAGCACATCAAGTGGCTGCGGACGACCCGTCAGATCCCCTGGCGGGCCCCGATCGCCTCGCTCAACTACCTGCTCACCTCGCATGTCTGGCGCCAGGACCACAACGGCTTCTCGCACCAGGACCCCGGCTTCGTGGACCACGTGCTGAACAAGAGCCCCGAGGTGGTCCGGGTCTACCTCCCGCCGGACGCCAACACCCTGCTCAGCGTCGGCGAGCACATCCTGCGCAGCCGCGACTACGTCAACGTGGTGGTGGCCGGCAAGCAGCCCTGCTTCGACTGGCTCTCGCTGGACCAGGCCCGGGTGCACTGCGCCCGCGGCGCCGGGATCTGGGAGTGGGCCGGCACCGAGGACGGCAGCCGCGACCCGGACGTGGTGCTTGCCTGCGCCGGGGACGTGCCCACCCTGGAGGTGATGGCCGCCGCCCAGCTGCTGCGCGAGCACCTGCCGCAGCTGGCCGTGCGGGTGGTCAACGTGGTCGACCTGGCCCGGCTGATGCCCGCCAAGGAACACCCGCACGGGATGAGCGACAAGGAGTACGACTCCCTGTTCACCCCCGACAAGCCGGTGATCTTCGCCTACCACGGCTACCCCTGGCTGATCCACCGGCTGGCCTACCGCCACACCAACCACGCCCACCTGCACGTGCGCGGCTACAAGGAGTCCGGGACCACCACCACCCCCTTCGACATGGTGGTCCGCAACGACCTGGACCGCTACCGCCTGGTCATGGACGTCATCGACCGGGTCCCCGGCCTGGCCGTGCGCGCCGCCGGCGTCCGCCAGCAGATGGCCGACGTCCGGGCCCGCCACCACGACTGGATCCGCGCCCACGGCACCGACCTCCCCGAGGTCGCCGACTGGACCTGGAACGGCTGA
- a CDS encoding APC family permease: MTVDAPTPDHSPAAQAPAARTAHALKRLVIGQALRSDNLGQTLLPKRLALPIFASDPLSSVAYATQEILLVLAVGGTAFLYLAPWVAAAVVLLMAVVVLSYRQVVHAYPSGGGSYEVVRSNLGPNAALVVAASLLVDYVMTVAVSVASGVDNIVSALPSLAGHRVSMAVGFVVLLAAVNLRGVRESGRAFAAPTYLFIGGILLMVGTGLFRVALGHGPVASSAAFGIVPVTGRDSLTGLGLLLLTLRAFASGCTALTGVEAISNGVPAFRRPKARNAATTLAVMGATAVAMFAGITVLALTAKVHITDNACRLSGFPGDCHTAAQPTVIAQLAAAVFGGNHSVLFYGIQTVTALVLILAANTAFNGFPLLASILAEHRYLPHQLHTRGDRLAFSNGILALAIVAAGLLWIYDASVTSLIHLYILGVFTSFTLSQVGMVKHWNQVLATRTDPRPRRSTITSRAINTVGACVTALVLLIVLITKFTEGAWLAVAAALLLWTTMRGIHRHYDRVADELAVEDPHADSVRPARIHGIILVAKVHKPTLRALAYAEAFHTSTLTALTVSVEPNATARLEQQWADFDIDIPLHVLDSPFREVTRPVVGYVREFRRTSPRDAVAVFIPEYVVGHWWEQLLHNQSALWLKSRLLFTPGVMVISVPWQLSSSHHADHPARRAPGTVRRGEPYTHDSLATVRERPPSAP, translated from the coding sequence ATGACCGTCGACGCCCCCACTCCGGACCACTCGCCCGCTGCCCAGGCCCCGGCCGCCCGCACCGCGCACGCCCTCAAGCGGCTGGTGATCGGCCAGGCCCTGCGCAGCGACAACCTGGGCCAGACCCTGCTGCCCAAACGGCTCGCCCTGCCGATCTTCGCCTCCGACCCGCTGTCCTCGGTGGCCTACGCGACCCAGGAGATCCTGCTGGTCCTGGCCGTGGGCGGCACCGCGTTCCTGTACCTGGCCCCCTGGGTCGCCGCGGCCGTGGTCCTGCTCATGGCGGTGGTGGTGCTGTCCTACCGGCAGGTCGTGCACGCCTACCCGAGCGGCGGCGGCTCCTACGAGGTGGTGCGCAGCAACCTGGGCCCCAACGCCGCGCTGGTCGTCGCCGCCTCACTGCTGGTGGACTACGTGATGACCGTCGCGGTCTCGGTCGCCTCCGGGGTGGACAACATCGTCTCCGCCCTGCCCTCCCTGGCTGGCCACCGGGTGTCGATGGCGGTGGGCTTCGTGGTCCTGCTGGCGGCGGTGAACCTGCGCGGGGTCCGCGAGTCGGGGCGGGCCTTCGCCGCACCCACCTACCTGTTCATCGGCGGCATCCTGCTCATGGTCGGCACCGGTCTGTTCCGGGTCGCCCTGGGGCACGGCCCGGTCGCCTCCAGCGCCGCGTTCGGCATCGTCCCGGTGACCGGGAGGGACTCCCTGACCGGGCTGGGACTGCTGCTGCTGACCCTGCGCGCCTTCGCCTCCGGCTGCACCGCCCTGACCGGGGTCGAGGCCATCTCCAACGGCGTTCCCGCGTTCCGCAGGCCCAAGGCCAGGAACGCCGCCACCACCCTCGCGGTGATGGGCGCGACCGCCGTGGCGATGTTCGCCGGCATCACCGTGCTGGCCCTGACCGCGAAGGTCCACATCACCGACAACGCCTGCCGGCTCAGCGGCTTCCCGGGCGACTGCCACACCGCCGCCCAGCCCACCGTGATCGCCCAGCTCGCCGCCGCCGTCTTCGGCGGGAACCACAGCGTGCTGTTCTACGGCATCCAGACGGTCACCGCCCTGGTGCTGATCCTGGCCGCGAACACCGCCTTCAACGGCTTCCCGCTGCTGGCCTCGATCCTGGCCGAGCACCGCTACCTGCCGCACCAGCTGCACACCCGGGGCGACCGCCTGGCGTTCTCCAATGGCATCCTCGCCCTGGCGATCGTCGCCGCAGGACTGCTCTGGATCTACGATGCCAGCGTCACCAGCCTCATCCACCTCTACATCCTCGGCGTCTTCACCTCCTTCACGCTCTCGCAGGTCGGCATGGTCAAACACTGGAACCAGGTCCTGGCCACCCGGACCGACCCCCGTCCACGCCGCTCGACCATCACCTCACGGGCCATCAACACGGTGGGTGCCTGCGTCACCGCACTGGTCCTGCTGATCGTCCTGATCACCAAGTTCACCGAGGGCGCCTGGCTGGCCGTGGCCGCGGCGCTGCTGCTGTGGACCACGATGCGCGGCATCCACCGCCACTACGACCGGGTGGCCGATGAACTGGCCGTGGAGGACCCGCACGCCGACTCGGTCCGCCCGGCCCGGATCCACGGCATCATCCTGGTCGCCAAGGTCCACAAGCCCACCCTGCGGGCGCTGGCCTACGCCGAGGCCTTCCACACCAGCACGCTCACCGCTCTGACCGTCTCCGTGGAACCCAACGCCACGGCACGGCTGGAGCAGCAGTGGGCCGACTTCGACATCGACATCCCGCTGCACGTCCTAGACTCGCCCTTCCGCGAGGTCACCCGACCGGTCGTCGGCTACGTCCGCGAGTTCCGCCGCACCAGTCCCCGGGACGCGGTCGCCGTGTTCATCCCCGAGTACGTCGTGGGCCACTGGTGGGAGCAGCTGCTGCACAACCAGTCCGCACTCTGGCTCAAGAGCCGGCTGCTCTTCACCCCCGGGGTCATGGTCATCAGCGTCCCCTGGCAGCTCAGCTCCTCCCACCACGCCGACCATCCGGCCCGCCGGGCCCCGGGCACCGTCCGCCGCGGCGAACCGTACACCCATGACTCCCTGGCCACCGTGCGCGAGCGGCCCCCGTCCGCGCCCTGA
- a CDS encoding response regulator transcription factor produces the protein MPESTEEATSKRPVRVFLLDDHEVVRRGVHDLLDAEPDLEVVGEAGTAAQALARVPALRPDVAVLDVRLPDGDGVSVCRELRSQLPGLACLMLTSFDDEEALLDAIMAGASGYVLKQITGTDLVAAVRTVASGQSMLDAGATTRLMARMRGDAVKGQQPTDALSALTEREREILALIGEGLTNRQIGQQLFLAEKTVKNHISRLLAKLGVERRVQAAVIATQTSEQAAHDASVAGRPRA, from the coding sequence ATGCCGGAGAGCACCGAAGAAGCCACATCCAAGAGGCCCGTCCGGGTCTTCCTCCTGGACGACCACGAAGTGGTGCGACGCGGTGTGCACGACCTCCTGGACGCCGAGCCCGACCTGGAGGTGGTCGGCGAGGCCGGTACCGCCGCCCAGGCCCTGGCCCGGGTTCCCGCCCTGCGCCCGGACGTGGCGGTCCTGGACGTGCGGCTGCCGGACGGCGACGGGGTGAGCGTGTGCCGGGAACTGCGCTCGCAGCTGCCGGGGCTCGCCTGCCTGATGCTGACCTCCTTCGACGACGAGGAGGCCCTGCTGGACGCGATCATGGCAGGCGCCTCCGGCTACGTCCTCAAGCAGATCACCGGCACCGACCTGGTCGCCGCCGTGCGCACGGTCGCCTCCGGCCAGTCCATGCTCGACGCCGGCGCCACCACCCGGCTGATGGCCAGGATGCGCGGTGACGCTGTCAAGGGCCAGCAGCCGACCGACGCACTGTCGGCCCTGACCGAGCGTGAGCGCGAGATCCTGGCCCTGATCGGCGAGGGACTCACCAACCGCCAGATCGGCCAGCAGCTGTTCCTGGCCGAGAAGACGGTCAAGAACCACATCTCCCGTCTGCTGGCCAAGCTCGGCGTGGAGCGCAGGGTCCAGGCCGCGGTCATCGCCACCCAGACCAGCGAGCAGGCCGCACACGACGCCTCGGTGGCCGGCCGCCCCCGCGCGTGA